From Pirellulales bacterium, the proteins below share one genomic window:
- a CDS encoding HAMP domain-containing sensor histidine kinase — MTRRRSVGWPITLGVIMIVLLVALIIGWVLLALEYVPLLAVGTTFLVLVLIGVALYLTIAVKQISLNQRQANFIDSVTHELKSPIASLKLYLQTLSRRSVSEAQQLDFYRFMLEDLDRLDALIDHMLDAARLEQVAAESDVGGVSLPEILQSCASTVCSRHRLPLETISLDVAPSIVRARPVDLEIVFRNLIDNAVKYSLPDPRVKVESWSNGRGSVLTRVSDNGPGIPAKLRRKIFGRFVRLGNELERTQAGTGLGLYIVRTLVDRMKGKISVRGRGTHRGTVFEVELPGHERLNLEDRDHQPLAAPVT, encoded by the coding sequence ATGACGCGGCGCAGAAGCGTAGGTTGGCCGATCACGCTGGGCGTGATCATGATCGTGCTGTTGGTGGCGCTCATCATCGGCTGGGTGCTGCTGGCCCTCGAATACGTGCCGCTGCTGGCGGTCGGCACCACCTTCCTGGTGCTGGTCCTGATCGGCGTGGCGCTCTACCTGACCATCGCCGTCAAGCAAATCAGCCTCAATCAGCGGCAGGCGAACTTCATCGACAGTGTCACGCACGAACTGAAAAGTCCCATCGCCTCGCTCAAGCTCTACCTGCAAACGCTCAGCCGTCGCAGCGTGAGCGAGGCCCAGCAGCTCGACTTTTATCGTTTCATGCTGGAAGACCTGGACCGGCTCGACGCGCTGATCGATCACATGCTCGACGCGGCGCGGCTGGAGCAGGTCGCCGCCGAAAGCGACGTGGGCGGCGTGTCGCTGCCCGAAATCCTGCAAAGCTGTGCTTCGACCGTCTGCTCGCGGCACCGCCTGCCTCTGGAAACGATCTCGCTCGACGTTGCTCCCAGCATTGTGCGGGCCCGGCCGGTCGACCTGGAGATCGTGTTCCGCAACCTGATCGACAACGCGGTGAAGTACTCGCTTCCCGATCCGCGGGTCAAAGTCGAGTCGTGGTCGAACGGCCGCGGCAGCGTGCTGACGCGCGTCAGCGACAACGGGCCGGGCATTCCCGCCAAGCTGCGCCGCAAGATCTTCGGCCGCTTCGTGCGGCTGGGCAACGAGCTGGAGCGGACGCAGGCCGGCACCGGGCTGGGGCTGTATATTGTGCGCACGCTGGTCGACCGGATGAAAGGCAAAATCAGCGTCCGCGGCCGAGGCACGCACCGGGGAACCGTGTTCGAAGTCGAATTGCCGGGCCACGAACGGCTGAACCTGGAAGACCGCGACCACCAGCCGTTGGCCGCGCCGGTGACCTAA
- a CDS encoding M20 family metallopeptidase: MAIDLVQTLSDLVAIPSVNPMGRPLDGPEFYEERVTDYLQRLFERLGLPWQRQLVQPRRENIVARLDGARSPESGGPLILLEAHQDTVPVDGMTIDPWKPQVRDGRLYGRGACDIKGGMTAMLGAVSRLADERPPGRPTVIMACTVNEEYGYSGASELPKLWATGTESVVPRRPDVAIVAEPTDLDVVVAHKGAVRWKCRTHGLAAHSSKPDRGKNAIYGMAPVLEALERYAGELGKIVPEHPLCGRATLSVGTIQGGLSVNTVPDVCSIEIDRRLLPGEEGLAAYEHVLAYLCETATTKVEVEHQHPYLLSTPLADRDNGALADRLVAVLRRVLGRGEKIGVSFGTNASRISVANVPTVVFGPGSIDQAHTADEWLSIDELTKAADVLYEFLASAGG, from the coding sequence ATGGCAATCGACCTCGTCCAGACCCTCAGCGATCTTGTCGCCATTCCCAGCGTGAATCCGATGGGGCGGCCGCTGGATGGCCCCGAATTTTACGAAGAGCGCGTCACCGACTATCTGCAGCGGCTGTTCGAGCGGCTGGGCTTGCCGTGGCAGCGGCAGCTTGTGCAGCCGCGGCGCGAGAATATCGTGGCCCGGCTCGACGGCGCTCGCTCGCCGGAGTCCGGCGGCCCCTTGATTCTGCTGGAAGCGCACCAAGACACCGTGCCCGTCGACGGCATGACGATCGATCCCTGGAAGCCGCAGGTCCGCGACGGCCGGCTCTATGGCCGCGGAGCCTGCGATATCAAGGGAGGCATGACGGCCATGCTCGGCGCCGTGTCGCGTCTGGCCGACGAGCGGCCGCCGGGCAGGCCCACGGTGATCATGGCCTGCACCGTGAACGAGGAGTACGGCTACAGCGGCGCCAGCGAGTTGCCCAAGCTTTGGGCCACGGGCACCGAATCCGTCGTGCCTCGGCGGCCCGATGTCGCGATCGTCGCCGAGCCGACGGACCTCGACGTGGTCGTGGCCCACAAGGGCGCCGTTCGTTGGAAATGCCGCACTCACGGACTGGCCGCCCACAGCTCGAAGCCCGATCGCGGCAAGAACGCCATCTACGGCATGGCCCCGGTTCTTGAGGCCCTCGAGCGTTATGCGGGCGAGTTGGGAAAGATCGTCCCCGAACATCCGCTGTGCGGCCGGGCGACGCTCAGCGTGGGCACGATCCAGGGTGGCCTGAGCGTCAATACGGTGCCCGACGTGTGTTCGATCGAGATCGACCGTCGGCTGCTGCCGGGCGAAGAGGGGCTGGCCGCTTACGAGCACGTGCTGGCTTATCTGTGCGAAACCGCGACCACCAAGGTCGAAGTCGAACACCAGCATCCCTACCTGCTGAGTACGCCGTTGGCCGATCGAGACAACGGCGCCTTGGCCGACCGGTTGGTGGCCGTGTTGCGGCGCGTGCTCGGCCGCGGCGAAAAGATCGGCGTGTCGTTCGGCACCAACGCTTCGCGGATCTCGGTGGCGAACGTGCCGACGGTGGTTTTCGGACCCGGCTCGATCGACCAGGCCCACACGGCCGACGAATGGCTTTCGATCGACGAGCTGACCAAGGCGGCCGACGTGCTCTACGAGTTCCTGGCGAGTGCCGGCGGCTGA
- a CDS encoding response regulator transcription factor — translation MAEPTKHILIVEDEAHMAFGIKFNLEGDGYRVTVAADGPAALRAFERDPRGIDLVVLDLMLPGMSGYAVCEALLRSRNDVPILMLSARTLSEDRIRGYEVGASQYLSKPFELDELLAMVRNLLRRPRGQAAPRAAETYRFGRATVNFDTYEALVGEQEIRLTPMEMSLLRYFIDNEGRVIGRNELVERVWRQPYIESTRTVDNFVMRLRKYFEEDPAEPRHFLSVRGAGYRFIASGQSD, via the coding sequence ATGGCGGAACCAACCAAACACATCCTGATCGTCGAAGACGAAGCCCACATGGCCTTCGGCATCAAGTTCAATCTGGAAGGCGACGGTTATCGCGTGACGGTCGCGGCCGACGGCCCCGCGGCCCTGCGGGCCTTCGAACGCGACCCGCGGGGGATCGATCTGGTGGTGCTCGACCTGATGCTGCCGGGCATGAGCGGCTATGCCGTCTGCGAGGCGCTGCTCCGCAGCCGCAACGATGTGCCGATTTTGATGCTCAGCGCCCGCACGTTGTCCGAAGACCGCATCCGCGGCTACGAGGTGGGGGCCAGCCAATACTTGTCAAAGCCGTTCGAGCTCGACGAGTTGTTGGCCATGGTCCGCAACCTGCTGCGCCGGCCGCGCGGCCAGGCGGCGCCGCGCGCCGCCGAGACCTACCGCTTCGGCCGGGCGACGGTCAACTTCGACACCTACGAGGCCCTGGTGGGCGAGCAGGAGATCCGCCTGACGCCCATGGAAATGAGCCTGCTGCGGTATTTCATCGACAACGAAGGGCGCGTGATCGGCCGCAACGAGCTGGTCGAGCGCGTCTGGCGGCAGCCCTATATCGAATCGACGCGCACGGTCGACAACTTCGTGATGCGGCTGCGGAAGTATTTCGAGGAGGACCCCGCCGAGCCGCGTCATTTTTTGAGTGTCCGCGGCGCGGGATACCGCTTCATCGCGTCCGGCCAGAGCGACTAG
- a CDS encoding DUF1559 domain-containing protein codes for MRTHRTNGAPRRAFTLVELLVVIAIIGILIALLLPAIQAAREAARRSQCNNNLKQLALAAQNYHDIWKKFTYGRGGWNNIGGGRCGDYSGFITLLPFIEQEPMWEMIVTQGQSPLVPAGQTTVGQANPWNTKFVPWMTQINSMLCPSSTMATDNKYPGMGVRSYHFSAGPFIYGYDNNNYALDPTGVYAYWMKITTGSPTCAGSSVQKGMNNILDGTSNTIAISEKVVGPPGTGSKSIFGQGVEPFTPAILLPNPTICLAQANNGYYIGGAISSFNVGDQWAMGHAYWTLFTTILPPNSPTCYGATGLNPSNANGIFPPTSYHPGGVLGAMVDGSVRFITEGIDCGSYGMPPANSYGVWGAMGTAAGGESLGLPGTP; via the coding sequence ATGCGCACCCATCGGACGAACGGCGCGCCGCGCCGCGCTTTTACCTTGGTCGAACTGTTGGTGGTCATCGCCATCATCGGCATCTTGATCGCCTTATTGCTGCCGGCAATCCAGGCGGCCCGCGAGGCCGCGCGACGCTCGCAGTGCAACAACAATCTCAAGCAATTGGCGCTGGCGGCGCAGAACTACCACGATATCTGGAAGAAGTTCACCTATGGGCGCGGCGGCTGGAACAATATCGGCGGGGGGCGCTGCGGCGACTATTCCGGCTTCATCACCTTGCTCCCCTTCATCGAGCAGGAGCCGATGTGGGAGATGATTGTCACCCAGGGCCAGTCTCCGCTGGTTCCCGCCGGCCAAACCACGGTGGGCCAAGCCAATCCCTGGAACACCAAATTCGTGCCCTGGATGACTCAGATCAATTCGATGCTCTGCCCGTCGAGCACGATGGCCACCGACAACAAGTACCCCGGCATGGGCGTGCGGAGCTATCACTTCAGTGCGGGACCATTCATCTACGGCTACGACAACAATAACTATGCGCTCGATCCGACAGGCGTCTATGCCTACTGGATGAAGATCACCACGGGCTCGCCCACCTGCGCCGGCAGCAGCGTTCAAAAGGGAATGAACAACATTCTCGACGGCACCAGCAACACGATCGCCATCAGCGAGAAGGTGGTGGGGCCTCCGGGAACGGGATCGAAAAGCATCTTTGGTCAGGGCGTCGAGCCCTTCACGCCGGCCATCTTGCTCCCGAACCCGACCATCTGCCTGGCCCAGGCGAACAATGGCTACTACATCGGCGGCGCCATCTCGTCGTTCAATGTGGGCGACCAGTGGGCGATGGGCCATGCCTACTGGACCTTGTTCACGACGATTCTGCCGCCCAACAGCCCCACCTGCTACGGGGCGACCGGCCTGAATCCCAGCAACGCCAACGGCATTTTCCCGCCCACCAGCTATCACCCCGGCGGCGTGCTGGGCGCGATGGTCGACGGCAGCGTGCGGTTCATTACCGAAGGGATCGACTGCGGCAGCTACGGCATGCCGCCCGCCAACAGCTACGGCGTGTGGGGCGCGATGGGCACGGCGGCGGGCGGCGAAAGCCTGGGCCTGCCGGGCACTCCCTGA
- a CDS encoding FG-GAP-like repeat-containing protein, whose translation MSPNRQIRHRNRRPLEKLLPVVLLLFAAVVAWRLWQRAHSPAHLLEQARQARESKDYAAALRYYDQIDAAAGEEAVEGRCAAAEIWLQLGHASQAEARFRQALEIDPHSAPAHDRLANLLTVEGRRFESLPHLYELLRQRRCSYDVLFLAGDHAKTVEAADDLARFRAAAPDDPAPLIGLARIEIRKQNDAQAAKMLRQVIADAPELIEAHALLGRVLLESPEDDELATWSAALPSEADGHPDIWFVRGGWAKRRGETEAAARCLWEALRRDANHQSATLQLSQLLETLGQTALAKDLGQRAVALADLSLALESLRLHQDDVSQLFRVARQAEALGRLWEARGWNQLALSAGDAGWAREALARIEPQLDDALPPTLPQIDPGVRLDLAHYPLPDERQPARLRYDRGAAPALVAAGPRFENVASEAGIAFRYFCGREGSDPRARMFESLGGGIAVVDFDLDGWPDLYFTQGCRWPPRAGQSEFLDALYRNLGRERFADVTRASRLGDERFSQGATVGDFNNDGFPDLYVANIGVNRLYVNEGDGTFSDVGEAAGIRADRWTTSCVLADLNGDGLPDLYDVNYLQGPGVFEQTCPVDGQPRTCRPSTFQPAPDMFYLNLGDGRFQEMTEAAGLRAAGGNGLGIVASDFDGTGKLSLFVANDQDANFYFVNRTPAAGARPRFEERGLLSGLAFDGAGRALACMGVAAGDANGDGRIDLLVTNFSQESCTLYLHEAGDLFTDATGPAGLRGPSFAMLGFGTQFLDGELDGLADLVVTNGHVHEFSSPGVSYAMRPQYFRNLGGGRFEELPADRLGAYFEQACFGRSLARLDFNRDGRDDFAVSSLDAPLALLCNRTEPAGHFLAVQLKGVRSSRDAVGAVVTIQIGERRQTQWLKAGDGFQASNQRQLTFGLGAARRIEKLHIAWPSGVAQEYTDLPADESLILVEGVPR comes from the coding sequence ATGTCGCCCAACAGGCAAATCCGTCATCGAAACCGCCGTCCGTTGGAGAAACTGCTGCCGGTGGTTCTGCTGCTATTCGCCGCCGTCGTGGCCTGGCGACTTTGGCAACGCGCCCATTCGCCCGCCCACCTGCTCGAACAAGCGCGTCAAGCGCGAGAGTCGAAAGACTACGCCGCCGCATTGCGCTACTACGACCAGATCGACGCCGCCGCCGGCGAGGAGGCCGTCGAGGGCCGCTGCGCCGCCGCGGAAATCTGGCTTCAATTGGGCCACGCCTCCCAGGCCGAAGCCCGCTTTCGCCAAGCGCTGGAAATCGACCCGCATAGCGCGCCGGCTCACGATCGCCTGGCAAACCTGTTGACCGTGGAAGGCCGCCGCTTCGAGTCGTTGCCGCACCTCTATGAACTGCTGCGCCAGCGCCGCTGTTCCTACGATGTCCTGTTCCTGGCCGGCGACCACGCCAAGACCGTGGAAGCGGCCGACGACCTGGCCCGCTTCCGCGCCGCGGCGCCCGACGATCCGGCCCCCTTGATCGGTCTGGCCCGCATCGAAATCCGCAAGCAAAACGACGCCCAAGCGGCCAAGATGCTGAGACAGGTGATCGCCGACGCCCCCGAGTTGATCGAAGCACATGCCCTGCTGGGACGAGTTCTCTTGGAATCGCCCGAAGACGACGAGCTGGCCACCTGGTCCGCCGCTTTGCCCAGCGAGGCCGACGGGCATCCGGATATCTGGTTCGTCCGCGGCGGCTGGGCGAAACGACGCGGCGAGACCGAGGCCGCCGCGCGGTGCCTGTGGGAGGCCCTGCGGCGCGACGCCAATCACCAATCGGCCACGCTGCAATTGTCTCAATTGCTCGAGACGCTGGGCCAAACGGCGCTGGCCAAAGACCTGGGCCAACGCGCCGTGGCGCTGGCCGATCTCTCCCTGGCACTCGAATCGTTGCGTTTGCACCAAGACGATGTTTCGCAACTGTTCCGCGTGGCCCGGCAGGCCGAAGCGTTGGGCCGGTTGTGGGAAGCCCGGGGCTGGAACCAGCTCGCCCTCTCTGCGGGCGATGCCGGCTGGGCGCGCGAAGCGCTGGCCCGCATCGAGCCGCAGCTCGACGATGCGCTGCCCCCGACCTTGCCGCAGATCGATCCGGGCGTTCGACTCGATTTAGCGCATTACCCGCTGCCCGACGAACGCCAGCCAGCACGCTTGCGCTACGATCGCGGCGCCGCGCCGGCGCTCGTTGCCGCCGGCCCCCGGTTTGAAAACGTCGCAAGCGAAGCGGGCATCGCTTTCCGCTATTTTTGCGGCCGCGAAGGATCGGACCCGCGCGCCCGCATGTTCGAGTCGCTGGGCGGCGGCATCGCGGTCGTCGATTTCGATCTCGACGGCTGGCCCGATCTCTATTTCACGCAAGGCTGCCGCTGGCCGCCGCGGGCGGGTCAGAGCGAATTTCTCGACGCCCTGTATCGCAACCTGGGCAGGGAGCGGTTCGCCGACGTCACACGCGCCAGCCGCCTCGGCGACGAGCGGTTCAGCCAGGGGGCGACGGTCGGCGACTTCAACAACGACGGCTTTCCGGATCTTTACGTCGCCAACATCGGAGTCAACCGGCTGTACGTGAACGAGGGCGACGGAACGTTCAGCGACGTCGGCGAAGCGGCGGGCATCCGGGCCGACCGCTGGACCACAAGCTGCGTGTTGGCCGACCTCAACGGCGACGGGCTGCCCGACCTGTACGACGTGAACTATCTCCAAGGCCCCGGCGTGTTCGAGCAGACCTGTCCCGTCGACGGCCAGCCGCGCACCTGCCGGCCCAGCACGTTCCAGCCGGCCCCCGACATGTTTTACCTCAACTTGGGCGACGGCCGATTTCAAGAAATGACCGAAGCCGCCGGGCTGCGCGCCGCGGGAGGCAACGGCCTGGGGATTGTGGCGAGCGATTTCGACGGCACGGGCAAGCTGAGCCTTTTCGTCGCCAACGATCAGGACGCCAACTTTTACTTCGTGAATCGCACGCCGGCCGCCGGCGCACGGCCGCGGTTCGAAGAACGCGGACTGCTCTCAGGACTCGCCTTCGACGGCGCGGGCCGGGCGCTGGCGTGCATGGGGGTGGCCGCCGGCGACGCCAACGGCGACGGAAGAATCGACCTGTTGGTCACCAACTTCAGCCAGGAGTCGTGTACCCTTTATTTGCACGAGGCCGGCGACTTGTTCACCGACGCCACGGGGCCAGCCGGCCTGCGCGGGCCGAGTTTCGCGATGTTGGGCTTCGGCACGCAGTTCCTCGACGGCGAGCTGGACGGACTCGCGGACTTGGTCGTGACCAACGGGCACGTCCACGAGTTTTCGTCGCCGGGCGTCTCCTACGCGATGCGGCCCCAGTATTTTCGCAATCTCGGCGGCGGCCGGTTCGAAGAGCTTCCGGCAGACCGCTTGGGAGCCTATTTCGAGCAAGCCTGCTTCGGCCGAAGCCTGGCGCGCCTGGACTTCAACCGCGACGGCCGCGACGATTTCGCGGTATCGTCGCTCGATGCGCCGCTTGCGCTGTTGTGCAACCGGACGGAGCCGGCCGGCCATTTTCTCGCGGTGCAGCTTAAGGGTGTGCGGTCCTCTCGCGATGCCGTTGGCGCCGTGGTGACGATCCAGATTGGCGAGCGCCGGCAGACGCAATGGCTGAAGGCGGGTGACGGCTTCCAGGCCAGCAACCAGCGGCAGTTGACTTTTGGCCTGGGGGCTGCCAGACGCATCGAGAAGCTGCACATTGCCTGGCCGTCCGGGGTCGCACAAGAGTATACCGACCTGCCCGCCGACGAGTCGTTGATTCTCGTCGAGGGTGTACCGCGATGA
- the fliG gene encoding flagellar motor switch protein FliG has product MATTELRKAAVLLMSLPEEDAGKVLAKLPPKQLEMVSVEIAKVGLVSREEQENAIKDFADASPGSIGAGSGGLDLAKNLVERALGKNAGSTIESVRQQIEAMPFGFLQKVDSQNLLTFLMDEHPQTIALILSHLNAQQAADIIGGLPSDRQLAVVRRIATMGQTNPEIIHEVEKGLEHRMSSVMSQEFENAGGVEAVAEILNVTDRATERSLLENLAQEDPDLVEEIRRLMFVFEDIAKFSAKDVQTLLKNIENSQLAMALKGASEELKQKILGNMSVRAADLLKEEMQYLGPVRLSAVEQVQQQIVDVVRRLEDAGDITVSAGEEAEEFIQ; this is encoded by the coding sequence GTGGCGACCACCGAGCTGCGCAAAGCCGCCGTGCTGTTGATGAGCTTGCCGGAAGAGGATGCGGGCAAAGTCCTGGCAAAACTCCCGCCCAAGCAGCTTGAGATGGTCTCCGTCGAGATCGCCAAAGTCGGCCTGGTGAGCCGCGAGGAGCAGGAAAACGCCATCAAGGACTTTGCCGACGCCTCGCCCGGCTCGATCGGGGCGGGCAGCGGCGGACTCGACCTGGCCAAGAACCTCGTCGAACGCGCGCTGGGCAAAAACGCCGGCAGCACCATCGAGAGCGTGCGGCAGCAGATCGAAGCCATGCCCTTCGGCTTCCTGCAGAAGGTCGACAGCCAGAACCTGCTGACCTTCCTCATGGACGAGCACCCGCAAACCATCGCTCTGATCCTCTCGCACCTCAACGCGCAGCAAGCGGCCGACATCATCGGCGGCCTGCCCAGCGACCGGCAGTTGGCCGTGGTGCGGCGCATCGCCACCATGGGCCAAACCAACCCGGAGATCATCCACGAGGTCGAAAAGGGACTCGAACACCGCATGTCGAGCGTGATGAGCCAGGAGTTCGAGAACGCGGGCGGCGTGGAGGCGGTGGCCGAGATCCTCAACGTCACCGACCGCGCCACCGAGCGGAGCCTGCTGGAAAACCTGGCCCAGGAAGATCCCGACCTGGTCGAAGAAATCCGCCGCTTGATGTTCGTGTTCGAAGACATCGCCAAGTTCTCGGCGAAGGACGTGCAAACGCTGCTCAAGAACATCGAGAACTCGCAGCTTGCCATGGCCCTGAAGGGCGCCAGCGAAGAGTTGAAGCAGAAGATTTTGGGCAACATGTCGGTGCGCGCCGCCGACCTGCTGAAGGAAGAGATGCAATACCTCGGCCCGGTGCGGTTGTCGGCCGTCGAGCAGGTGCAGCAGCAGATCGTCGACGTGGTCCGCCGCCTGGAAGACGCCGGCGACATCACCGTCAGCGCCGGCGAAGAAGCCGAGGAATTCATCCAATAG